From the genome of Gemmatimonas phototrophica, one region includes:
- a CDS encoding DUF4397 domain-containing protein produces the protein MLTLAAAASAAACSGDKSDDTAVKTETSDGMLGSATEGATEARGTSLVRMINALPTGGGATVSADDRQLFSSVDYKTVTPYTEVRDNITRFRLMGTGLDTTIAGNNEIMLDGSRYTILALPEADGKVRLRVLNDKFDLDSTKARLRVVHGVSGVGEIDVSLLGKSGELFDNMNPASEAGFADVDIGAATVVVKLDGSGTQVIRKQIRFEAGHSYTLVLTGGAAKGSAQRVEAVVVDDRVMATEKGAMNLSDTSKRSER, from the coding sequence ATGCTTACACTGGCCGCGGCGGCGAGCGCGGCCGCGTGTTCGGGAGACAAGTCGGACGATACAGCGGTAAAGACCGAGACGTCTGACGGGATGCTCGGGTCAGCCACGGAAGGCGCCACCGAAGCGAGAGGGACATCGCTGGTCCGTATGATCAATGCGCTTCCCACTGGCGGTGGGGCCACGGTAAGCGCGGACGATCGCCAGCTCTTCTCGAGCGTGGACTACAAGACGGTAACCCCGTACACCGAAGTGCGCGACAACATCACGCGCTTCCGTCTCATGGGCACCGGCCTCGACACCACGATTGCCGGCAACAACGAGATCATGCTGGATGGGTCACGCTACACGATTCTCGCGTTGCCTGAAGCGGATGGGAAAGTGCGACTGCGCGTGTTGAACGACAAATTCGATCTGGACTCCACCAAGGCGCGTCTCCGCGTGGTGCATGGCGTGAGCGGCGTGGGTGAAATTGACGTGTCGCTGCTGGGCAAAAGCGGCGAGCTCTTCGACAACATGAACCCGGCATCGGAAGCGGGCTTTGCAGATGTGGACATTGGTGCCGCCACGGTGGTGGTGAAGCTGGACGGCAGTGGCACGCAGGTTATTCGCAAGCAGATCCGTTTTGAGGCGGGGCATTCGTACACGCTCGTACTGACCGGTGGCGCCGCCAAGGGGAGTGCACAGCGCGTGGAAGCCGTGGTGGTTGACGACCGCGTCATGGCTACGGAGAAAGGCGCCATGAACCTGAGCGACACCAGCAAGCGCAGCGAGCGCTGA
- the hisIE gene encoding bifunctional phosphoribosyl-AMP cyclohydrolase/phosphoribosyl-ATP diphosphatase HisIE, with protein MSTTLDLDTLNFAKGNGLVTVVTQDAYSGAVLMVAHADREALEHTQRTGEMHYHSRSRGLWHKGGTSGNVQRMVSLTADCDQDAVLALVVPAGPACHNGTTSCFRNEALRSDVFSALDATIALRQQTPVTDGEKPSYTQRLLSDRNLRLKKLGEEAVELATACVDQDAARAAEETADLLYHALVALRAAGGSLQDVREVLASRQR; from the coding sequence ATGAGTACGACACTCGATCTCGACACGCTCAACTTTGCCAAAGGCAATGGCCTGGTAACCGTCGTGACGCAGGATGCGTACAGCGGTGCCGTGCTCATGGTGGCGCACGCCGATCGGGAAGCGCTGGAACACACGCAGCGCACCGGAGAAATGCACTATCACTCCCGCAGTCGCGGGCTGTGGCACAAGGGCGGAACCAGTGGCAATGTGCAGCGCATGGTGTCACTCACGGCGGACTGTGATCAGGATGCGGTGTTGGCGCTGGTCGTTCCCGCGGGCCCGGCGTGCCACAACGGCACCACGTCCTGTTTCCGCAATGAGGCGTTGCGCAGTGATGTGTTCTCGGCGCTCGATGCCACCATTGCGCTGCGCCAGCAGACTCCGGTAACGGACGGAGAGAAGCCCAGCTATACGCAACGCCTGCTCAGCGACCGGAACTTGCGCCTCAAGAAGTTGGGTGAAGAGGCGGTTGAGTTGGCGACGGCGTGTGTGGATCAGGACGCTGCGCGCGCTGCGGAAGAGACGGCGGATCTGCTGTACCATGCGCTGGTGGCGCTGCGGGCGGCCGGTGGGTCGCTGCAGGATGTGCGCGAGGTGTTGGCCAGCCGTCAGCGGTAA
- the hisN gene encoding histidinol-phosphatase, whose translation MSPSLTESPAMLMQAAAEVARFAANVAMGWYHTNVSVETKGDGSPVTVADREAERQAREWLATRFPAYGLFGEEFDAVRPEAARRWILDPIDGTKAFVRGVPLWGTLVACCEGDTVLAGAACYPVVNELVVAAAGEGCWWNGTRAAVSTVATLGEATLLTTDDRFLERPHRRDPWQSLASEVAVCRTWGDCYGYLLVATGRAEIMVDDIVNPWDAAAMYPLITEAGGRFSDWKGRDTAFGGDIIATNSTLANATRRRLLESDVPSLDVSA comes from the coding sequence ATGAGCCCGTCGCTTACGGAGTCGCCGGCGATGCTCATGCAGGCGGCCGCCGAGGTGGCACGCTTTGCGGCCAACGTCGCCATGGGGTGGTACCACACCAATGTATCGGTGGAAACCAAGGGCGATGGGTCGCCCGTGACGGTGGCCGACCGCGAGGCCGAGCGTCAGGCGCGGGAGTGGCTGGCCACGCGCTTTCCCGCGTACGGGTTGTTTGGTGAGGAGTTTGATGCCGTGCGCCCCGAGGCCGCCCGGCGCTGGATTCTCGATCCCATTGACGGCACCAAGGCCTTTGTGCGCGGCGTGCCCTTATGGGGAACACTCGTGGCCTGCTGCGAAGGTGATACCGTGCTGGCCGGTGCGGCCTGCTATCCGGTGGTGAATGAACTCGTGGTGGCCGCAGCGGGTGAAGGGTGCTGGTGGAACGGCACACGCGCGGCGGTCTCCACGGTCGCGACACTCGGCGAGGCGACGCTGTTGACGACCGACGATCGTTTTCTTGAACGGCCGCATCGCCGTGACCCTTGGCAGTCGTTGGCCTCAGAGGTGGCAGTGTGTCGCACGTGGGGCGACTGCTACGGCTATTTGCTTGTCGCGACAGGGCGGGCGGAGATCATGGTGGATGACATCGTGAATCCGTGGGATGCCGCGGCCATGTATCCACTCATCACCGAAGCCGGCGGGCGCTTCAGTGACTGGAAGGGCCGCGACACGGCCTTCGGAGGCGACATTATCGCCACCAACAGCACGTTGGCCAACGCCACTCGTCGCCGGCTGCTTGAATCCGACGTTCCCTCACTGGATGTCTCTGCATGA
- the hisF gene encoding imidazole glycerol phosphate synthase subunit HisF has protein sequence MLTRRVIVCLDVKGGRVVKGVNFVGLRDVGDPVSLSERYELEGADEITFLDISASAEERATLLDVARRTAERLFIPLTIGGGVRTADDVARALRAGADKVSVNSAAVTNPEMLTAAADRFGAQCVVASIDAKKNADGVYKVWVKGGREETPLEAVAWAQECVARGAGEILLTSIDRDGARIGYDLEITRAVAEAVHVPVIASGGAGNAQHLVDAVQQAHADAVLVAGILHDGLTTVHALKQVMRDAGLLVRETAGVAGVSE, from the coding sequence ATGCTGACGCGTCGTGTAATCGTCTGCCTGGACGTGAAAGGGGGACGGGTGGTCAAAGGCGTGAACTTCGTGGGACTCCGCGATGTGGGTGACCCGGTCTCGCTCTCCGAGCGGTACGAACTGGAGGGCGCCGACGAAATCACGTTCCTCGACATTTCCGCCAGCGCCGAAGAGCGCGCCACGCTGCTGGATGTGGCGCGTCGTACCGCCGAACGGCTGTTCATCCCGCTCACCATTGGCGGTGGTGTCCGCACCGCCGACGATGTGGCGCGGGCCCTGCGGGCTGGTGCCGACAAGGTTTCGGTGAACTCGGCGGCGGTGACCAACCCGGAGATGCTCACGGCGGCGGCCGATCGGTTTGGCGCGCAATGCGTGGTGGCCAGCATTGATGCCAAGAAGAACGCCGATGGCGTGTATAAGGTGTGGGTGAAGGGAGGGCGCGAGGAAACGCCACTGGAGGCCGTCGCCTGGGCGCAGGAGTGCGTGGCGCGTGGGGCCGGGGAAATTCTGCTCACCAGCATTGACCGTGACGGCGCCCGCATTGGCTACGACCTGGAGATCACCCGGGCCGTGGCCGAGGCGGTGCATGTGCCGGTCATTGCGTCGGGGGGCGCCGGCAATGCGCAGCACCTCGTGGATGCGGTCCAGCAGGCGCACGCCGACGCGGTGCTGGTGGCAGGTATCCTGCACGATGGACTCACCACGGTGCACGCGCTCAAGCAGGTCATGCGCGACGCCGGATTGCTCGTCCGTGAGACGGCGGGCGTGGCCGGAGTGAGTGAATGA
- a CDS encoding imidazoleglycerol-phosphate dehydratase produces the protein MTVVVRESNETQIRIALNEPTPGLPSINTTEPFLDHMLVALSKYSGVTFDVQAKGDLRHHLIEDVAIALGAAMAAHAPATCARYGERTVPMDDALVQVVLDLGGRPYYRGPLPSGIYDHFMRSFADNAKATLHLRVLRGTDKHHIIEAAFKALGFALREALVESGAVFSTKGSVKLEITGTA, from the coding sequence ATGACCGTCGTCGTCCGGGAATCCAACGAAACGCAGATCCGCATTGCGCTCAACGAGCCCACGCCGGGACTGCCCTCCATCAACACCACCGAGCCGTTTCTCGATCACATGCTCGTGGCGCTCTCGAAGTACTCGGGGGTGACTTTTGATGTGCAGGCCAAGGGTGACCTGCGCCACCATCTCATTGAGGACGTGGCCATTGCGCTGGGCGCAGCGATGGCGGCGCATGCACCGGCCACCTGCGCGCGCTACGGCGAGCGTACGGTGCCCATGGATGATGCGCTCGTGCAGGTGGTGCTTGATCTGGGCGGGCGCCCCTACTACCGCGGCCCGTTGCCCAGCGGCATCTACGATCACTTCATGCGCTCCTTTGCCGACAACGCCAAGGCTACGCTGCATCTGCGCGTCCTGCGCGGCACCGACAAGCACCACATCATTGAGGCCGCGTTCAAGGCCCTGGGCTTCGCGCTGCGCGAGGCGTTGGTGGAAAGTGGGGCGGTGTTCAGCACCAAGGGGTCCGTGAAGCTCGAGATCACCGGGACGGCGTGA
- the hisA gene encoding 1-(5-phosphoribosyl)-5-[(5-phosphoribosylamino)methylideneamino]imidazole-4-carboxamide isomerase — MIAIPAVDLRGGKCVQLVGGDYDAEKIRLEDPPSVAREWVREGFTRLHVVDLDAATGRGHNMEIIREILRTADVPVQVGGGVRDESCIERLLDEGASWVVVGTRAVEDEDWREEMANRFPGRLIIAADVRERYVVTKGWAETSRLNVVDFVEELSVLPLAGVLVTAVHLEGKMQGTDLPLMEDVAEASAWPVFASGGVTSLEDMRALEHRGLAGAVLGMALYTGAIDPRRLAEEFGA; from the coding sequence ATGATCGCCATTCCGGCCGTGGATCTGCGCGGCGGCAAGTGTGTGCAGCTGGTGGGAGGAGACTACGACGCCGAGAAGATCCGGTTGGAAGATCCGCCATCGGTGGCGCGCGAGTGGGTCCGCGAAGGATTCACCCGACTCCATGTGGTAGACCTTGATGCCGCCACAGGACGCGGGCACAACATGGAGATCATCCGCGAGATTCTCCGCACCGCCGACGTGCCCGTGCAGGTGGGGGGTGGTGTACGCGACGAATCGTGCATTGAGCGGCTGCTCGATGAAGGCGCCTCGTGGGTTGTCGTTGGCACCCGTGCGGTGGAAGACGAGGACTGGCGCGAGGAGATGGCCAATCGCTTTCCCGGTCGCCTCATCATTGCGGCCGATGTACGGGAGCGCTACGTGGTCACCAAGGGATGGGCGGAAACATCGCGCCTGAATGTGGTGGACTTCGTGGAGGAGCTCTCCGTGCTTCCGCTGGCCGGTGTGCTGGTCACGGCAGTTCACCTTGAAGGCAAGATGCAGGGCACCGATTTGCCGCTCATGGAAGACGTGGCCGAGGCGAGTGCCTGGCCTGTCTTTGCCTCGGGTGGAGTGACCAGTCTCGAAGATATGCGAGCGCTCGAACATCGCGGCCTGGCCGGTGCGGTGTTGGGCATGGCTTTGTACACGGGCGCGATTGATCCGCGCCGTCTTGCCGAGGAGTTTGGCGCATGA
- the hisH gene encoding imidazole glycerol phosphate synthase subunit HisH produces the protein MSEVMNSVASALPLRVSIFDYGAGNLHSLIKAIEAGGASVTVNVDPVAAVANTDALILPGVGAFAPAAERLAPGLIAMRTALLGGLPALGICLGMQLLFDASDEGPGSGLGIVPGRVTRLAAERVPQIGWNHLDEVHDPLLQAAALNVAYYANSFVCRPTSDGAPFVTAWSEHEGDRFAAAVRRGNVVGTQFHPEKSSAPGVAFVKGFLDFASSVATHNRSSV, from the coding sequence ATGAGTGAAGTCATGAACAGTGTGGCATCGGCGCTCCCGCTCCGGGTGTCGATCTTCGACTACGGGGCCGGGAACCTGCATTCGCTCATCAAGGCCATTGAGGCTGGTGGAGCCTCGGTCACGGTGAACGTCGACCCGGTGGCTGCCGTGGCCAACACCGATGCCCTCATTTTGCCCGGGGTGGGCGCCTTCGCGCCGGCGGCCGAACGACTGGCCCCCGGACTGATCGCCATGCGCACAGCGTTGCTGGGCGGACTACCCGCCCTGGGCATTTGCCTGGGCATGCAGCTGCTGTTCGACGCCAGCGACGAAGGGCCGGGGAGCGGGCTGGGGATTGTCCCCGGGCGCGTGACGCGGCTGGCCGCCGAACGGGTGCCGCAGATTGGTTGGAACCACCTCGACGAGGTACACGATCCGCTGCTGCAAGCAGCCGCGCTGAATGTGGCGTACTATGCCAATTCCTTCGTCTGTCGCCCGACCAGCGACGGGGCGCCGTTTGTCACGGCGTGGAGTGAGCATGAAGGCGACCGGTTCGCCGCCGCCGTACGTCGTGGGAACGTGGTGGGCACGCAGTTCCACCCTGAAAAATCCAGCGCGCCTGGTGTGGCGTTCGTGAAAGGCTTTCTTGATTTCGCGTCGTCCGTGGCGACGCACAACCGGAGCTCTGTATGA
- a CDS encoding pyridoxal phosphate-dependent aminotransferase — protein sequence MSDRLAFARALYDAVPLYDPKRTPVDLDLTDNTNLWGLPPTAERTLREMAVAKVTRYPSLYAAELKEALAAFVGATADRLVTGCGSDDILDSAMRAFGEPGSVVAGSEPSFAMIPIFAQMNGLQYVGITERADHQPDLDALLAAKPRILYLCSPNNPTGALLTRETLERAVREAPGVVFVDEAYAEFSGVSAVDLAMRVDNLLVIRTMSKAFGLAGLRIGYGIGAPSLVRDVEKSRGPYKLSSVAEQMGLAALRHDMDWVHAHVALAVENRNRLAAALRTRGYTPLESHANYVCVPVANALEVGQALRARGVAARPFAALPHVGDTLRISVGPWEMVERFLEAFDAATMDVNGGTAA from the coding sequence ATGAGCGACCGTTTAGCCTTCGCCCGCGCGCTCTATGATGCGGTGCCGCTGTACGACCCCAAGCGTACGCCGGTTGATCTCGATCTCACAGACAACACCAATCTGTGGGGGCTGCCCCCCACCGCCGAACGCACGCTGCGCGAGATGGCAGTGGCCAAGGTTACACGCTATCCGTCGCTGTATGCCGCGGAGCTCAAGGAGGCGCTGGCCGCGTTTGTGGGCGCCACCGCGGATCGTCTGGTCACCGGCTGTGGCTCTGATGACATTCTCGACAGCGCCATGCGTGCGTTTGGCGAGCCGGGGTCGGTAGTGGCTGGCAGTGAGCCCAGCTTTGCCATGATTCCCATTTTTGCACAGATGAATGGGCTGCAGTACGTGGGCATTACGGAACGCGCCGATCACCAGCCGGATCTCGATGCGCTGCTCGCGGCCAAACCGCGCATTCTGTATCTGTGCTCGCCCAACAATCCCACCGGTGCCCTGCTCACGCGCGAAACCCTTGAACGTGCGGTGCGCGAAGCGCCGGGCGTGGTGTTCGTGGACGAAGCCTACGCCGAGTTCAGCGGCGTGTCGGCGGTCGACCTCGCCATGCGCGTGGACAACCTGCTCGTCATTCGCACCATGTCCAAAGCTTTCGGGCTGGCCGGTCTGCGCATTGGCTACGGCATTGGTGCGCCATCGCTGGTGCGTGACGTGGAAAAGTCTCGTGGTCCCTACAAGCTGAGCAGCGTGGCGGAACAGATGGGGCTGGCGGCGTTGCGCCACGACATGGACTGGGTGCATGCCCACGTGGCGCTGGCGGTGGAGAACCGCAACCGCCTCGCGGCGGCGTTGCGTACGCGTGGCTATACCCCGCTCGAGTCGCACGCCAACTACGTGTGCGTGCCGGTGGCCAACGCCCTTGAGGTGGGTCAGGCACTGCGGGCCCGTGGTGTGGCGGCGCGCCCGTTTGCCGCACTGCCGCACGTGGGTGATACGCTGCGCATCAGCGTGGGCCCGTGGGAGATGGTGGAACGGTTTCTGGAAGCATTCGATGCTGCCACCATGGACGTGAACGGAGGTACCGCGGCATGA
- the hisD gene encoding histidinol dehydrogenase, with translation MSTTSVQLRACGPLSRLDTETRRAIVDRSSTTDTTVRARTAAIIEQVRTRGDAALLEFARDLDRVTLTALEVPRADWDAALASLNPDLRQSLERAARNIASVHTAFLPVETVCSPEPGITVGRRPDALQRVGIYAPGGRAAYPSSLLMGAIPARVAGVQEVIVCSPPGADGKPSAVVLAAAALANVDRVFSLGGAGAIAALALGTQSVPQVDRIMGPGNAYVAEAKLQLVNRVAIDSPAGPSELLVLADQTANANAIAREMMAQAEHDPDAAVIAVLTGPKVDRLTTEIVDALDAQLATAPRAEVVRASLAARGAIVTVPELNDAIEFTNAWAAEHLLLVVSDDVRDRTLAALRSAGTIFVGASSSVAYGDYMTGANHVLPTAGAGRSYSGLSTLDFVRWTTWQEVTPSAAAALADDVGRFADAEGLPGHAAAARAWGQGGTT, from the coding sequence GTGAGCACGACGTCGGTCCAGCTGCGTGCGTGTGGTCCGTTGTCGCGGCTCGACACCGAGACGCGACGCGCCATTGTTGATCGATCGTCCACCACCGATACCACGGTGCGGGCGCGCACGGCCGCCATCATTGAGCAGGTGCGCACGCGCGGTGATGCGGCGCTGCTCGAGTTCGCGCGCGACTTAGACCGCGTGACGCTCACGGCACTCGAAGTACCGCGCGCCGACTGGGACGCGGCGCTGGCGTCGCTCAATCCTGATCTCCGGCAATCGCTGGAGCGCGCGGCGCGCAACATTGCGTCGGTGCACACAGCGTTTCTGCCGGTTGAAACGGTGTGCTCGCCCGAACCTGGCATTACGGTGGGGCGGCGCCCCGATGCGCTGCAGCGTGTGGGGATCTATGCCCCCGGTGGACGCGCCGCCTACCCGAGTTCGCTGCTCATGGGCGCCATTCCGGCGCGGGTGGCAGGAGTACAAGAAGTCATTGTCTGTTCCCCACCGGGCGCTGATGGCAAGCCGTCGGCCGTAGTGCTGGCCGCCGCCGCGCTGGCCAATGTGGACCGGGTGTTTTCCCTGGGTGGCGCGGGCGCCATTGCTGCCCTCGCGCTAGGCACACAGAGCGTGCCACAAGTCGATCGCATCATGGGCCCTGGCAACGCCTATGTGGCCGAAGCCAAGCTGCAACTGGTCAACCGTGTGGCCATCGATTCGCCGGCCGGCCCCAGTGAGCTGCTGGTATTGGCCGATCAAACGGCCAACGCCAATGCCATTGCGCGCGAAATGATGGCCCAGGCGGAGCACGACCCCGATGCGGCCGTCATCGCGGTGCTCACCGGCCCCAAGGTGGATCGGCTCACCACCGAGATCGTGGACGCGCTGGACGCACAACTTGCCACGGCACCACGCGCGGAGGTGGTGCGAGCGTCGTTGGCGGCGCGAGGCGCCATTGTGACGGTGCCCGAGCTCAACGACGCGATTGAGTTCACCAATGCGTGGGCCGCCGAACATCTGCTGCTGGTGGTGAGCGATGATGTGCGCGACCGCACCTTGGCCGCGTTGCGCAGCGCCGGCACCATTTTCGTGGGCGCCTCCAGCAGTGTAGCCTACGGCGATTACATGACCGGGGCCAATCACGTGTTGCCCACCGCCGGCGCCGGTCGCAGCTACTCGGGGCTCAGCACGCTCGACTTCGTGCGCTGGACTACGTGGCAGGAAGTCACCCCCAGCGCCGCGGCGGCGTTGGCCGACGACGTGGGTCGCTTTGCCGACGCCGAAGGGTTGCCCGGGCACGCAGCGGCGGCCCGAGCCTGGGGACAGGGAGGTACCACATGA
- the hisG gene encoding ATP phosphoribosyltransferase — MLRIALPNKGRLSEDTRELFNDAGLEVRSSGERALTASLGGEFEAIFVRAQDIPEFVADGAADVGVTGWDLVNESGRDLSSHLDLGFGKCRLVVAAREESGIRSIEDIGRTGTRMRVATVFPNITRRFFEERGCPVDVVPVSGAAEIAPHLGIADIVVDLTSTGSTLRVNGLREVDIVLRSSAHLITAKGGPRQGDPERKQELDDLVTALASVIRARGQRYLMANVPRTSLDQVRTVLPGLNGPTVIEIAESSQFVAVHAVVSASTIYRTISQLRALGGEGILVTRIERLVP; from the coding sequence ATGCTGAGAATCGCCCTCCCCAACAAGGGTCGCCTGAGCGAAGACACCCGCGAGCTGTTCAACGACGCCGGGCTCGAAGTCCGCTCGTCCGGTGAACGCGCCCTCACCGCCTCACTGGGCGGGGAGTTCGAGGCCATCTTCGTGCGCGCCCAGGACATTCCGGAGTTCGTCGCCGACGGCGCCGCCGACGTCGGCGTGACCGGCTGGGACCTCGTCAACGAGTCGGGGCGGGACCTGTCCTCCCATCTCGACCTCGGCTTCGGCAAGTGCCGCCTGGTGGTGGCCGCCCGCGAGGAATCAGGCATTCGCTCCATTGAGGACATTGGCCGCACCGGCACCCGCATGCGCGTGGCCACGGTATTTCCCAACATCACGCGCCGCTTCTTCGAAGAGCGCGGCTGCCCGGTGGATGTCGTGCCGGTCTCCGGCGCCGCCGAAATTGCCCCCCACCTGGGCATTGCCGATATCGTGGTGGATCTCACCTCCACAGGCTCCACGCTGCGCGTGAATGGACTGCGGGAAGTGGATATCGTGCTGCGCTCCAGCGCCCACCTCATTACCGCCAAGGGAGGCCCACGCCAGGGCGATCCCGAACGCAAGCAGGAACTCGACGATCTCGTGACCGCCCTCGCGTCGGTCATCCGGGCCCGCGGCCAGCGCTATCTCATGGCCAACGTACCGCGCACCTCGCTCGATCAGGTGCGCACGGTGTTGCCCGGACTGAACGGCCCCACGGTCATCGAGATCGCCGAGTCCTCTCAGTTTGTGGCGGTGCACGCCGTGGTGAGCGCCAGCACGATTTATCGCACCATTTCGCAACTGCGCGCGCTGGGCGGTGAAGGCATTCTTGTCACGCGCATCGAGAGGCTGGTGCCGTGA
- a CDS encoding plastocyanin/azurin family copper-binding protein, which produces MRFLGFAVVAGAAILMGACGGGDTAATDSAAAPAMDTAAAAPAAAPAAGAMAPITGTTHTVNMVGDGQGYRFEPAEITIAAGDGIKFVMVSGGPHNVAFDPATLAPEAKTALMANMPEQAGELSGKMMLNANEEYTISFAGVPAGTYDYHCTPHLAMNMKGKITIK; this is translated from the coding sequence ATGCGGTTTCTCGGTTTTGCAGTAGTCGCCGGCGCGGCGATCCTCATGGGCGCGTGCGGCGGTGGTGACACGGCGGCGACGGATTCGGCAGCGGCGCCGGCGATGGACACGGCGGCTGCGGCCCCGGCGGCGGCTCCGGCTGCTGGTGCGATGGCCCCGATCACGGGCACCACGCACACGGTCAACATGGTGGGTGACGGTCAGGGCTACCGCTTTGAGCCGGCTGAAATCACGATTGCGGCCGGCGACGGCATCAAGTTCGTGATGGTCTCGGGCGGCCCGCACAACGTGGCGTTCGATCCCGCCACGCTGGCCCCGGAAGCCAAGACGGCCCTCATGGCCAACATGCCGGAGCAGGCTGGTGAGCTCTCGGGCAAGATGATGCTGAACGCGAACGAAGAGTACACGATCTCGTTCGCTGGCGTTCCGGCTGGCACGTACGATTACCACTGCACGCCGCACCTTGCCATGAACATGAAGGGCAAGATCACCATCAAGTAA
- a CDS encoding DUF6992 family protein, protein MWADTLLTLEQGHLLRLGLWAGVSVLGGTALLAWLMVRQVAAPLLRHFAIQTAAWGAVNALIALWAWRGLTMRDFAGTQKLLNILWLNTGLDVGYAAVGLTLVIVGWRWERRLGAVGAGLGVVLQGLALALLDLRLILLIGPLR, encoded by the coding sequence ATGTGGGCAGATACGCTGTTGACGCTGGAGCAGGGCCATCTCCTGAGACTGGGACTGTGGGCCGGAGTGAGTGTGCTGGGCGGCACCGCCCTGCTGGCTTGGCTCATGGTTCGACAAGTGGCCGCGCCGCTGTTGCGGCACTTCGCCATCCAGACCGCCGCCTGGGGCGCGGTGAACGCCCTCATTGCCCTCTGGGCGTGGCGTGGCCTCACCATGCGCGATTTCGCCGGCACCCAGAAGCTGCTCAACATCCTCTGGCTGAACACCGGACTCGACGTGGGGTACGCCGCCGTCGGGCTTACCCTCGTGATCGTCGGGTGGCGCTGGGAGCGGCGGCTGGGCGCCGTGGGCGCCGGCCTCGGGGTGGTCCTTCAAGGGCTCGCCCTGGCCCTGCTCGATCTCCGACTCATTCTGCTGATCGGTCCGCTGCGCTGA
- a CDS encoding GAF domain-containing protein, giving the protein MEPVIPDLRETPRTDAYARLLEMQELLLHDSTDAIAGMATLSALLHHAFGHLWTGFYRVVEPGTLLRVGPYQGSLGCQDIAFGRGVCGTAAAEGRTVVVADVHAFPGHIACDARSRSEIVVPVFDAKGALMAVLDIDSPVLDAFGEADVAGLERLVAWFTRTTYVPVPA; this is encoded by the coding sequence ATGGAACCTGTCATCCCCGATCTCCGAGAGACGCCGCGCACGGACGCCTACGCCCGACTGCTGGAGATGCAGGAGCTGTTACTGCACGACAGCACCGACGCGATAGCCGGCATGGCCACCCTGAGTGCGTTGCTCCATCACGCGTTCGGCCATCTCTGGACGGGCTTTTATCGGGTCGTTGAACCGGGGACGCTGCTGCGCGTTGGTCCCTACCAGGGATCGCTTGGCTGTCAGGACATCGCCTTTGGGCGCGGGGTCTGCGGCACGGCCGCGGCCGAGGGGCGCACGGTGGTTGTCGCTGATGTGCACGCCTTTCCCGGGCATATTGCCTGCGACGCGCGCTCCCGCAGTGAGATCGTGGTGCCGGTCTTTGACGCCAAGGGCGCTCTGATGGCCGTGCTTGACATTGATTCACCCGTGCTTGACGCCTTTGGTGAGGCCGATGTTGCCGGTCTTGAGCGTTTGGTAGCTTGGTTCACCCGGACGACGTATGTTCCCGTCCCTGCCTGA
- a CDS encoding HD domain-containing protein has product MTGYSDRINHAFAFAAKHHDQQVRKGTRLPYLTHPANVALILTRYGCNEETVVAGILHDVIEDCVREGMTREMLEERIGHKFGNSVLATVLAVTHRKMDDDGVEMSSDERKEDYLARLSLANEDALWVCAADKVHNANSILSDLRRTAFPETVWGRFSVGRDGTIKWYARVAERLRELQFDAPIVAELEQAAVGLGAA; this is encoded by the coding sequence ATGACCGGATACTCCGATCGGATCAATCATGCCTTCGCCTTCGCGGCGAAGCATCACGACCAACAGGTTCGCAAAGGCACGCGCCTGCCCTACCTCACCCATCCGGCCAATGTCGCGCTGATTCTCACGCGCTACGGATGCAATGAGGAAACGGTGGTGGCGGGGATCCTGCACGATGTGATCGAGGATTGCGTGCGTGAAGGGATGACGCGCGAGATGCTCGAGGAGCGCATTGGCCACAAGTTCGGCAACAGTGTGCTGGCCACCGTTTTGGCGGTCACGCACCGCAAGATGGATGATGACGGCGTCGAGATGTCGTCCGACGAGCGCAAGGAGGATTACCTCGCGCGGTTGTCGCTGGCGAACGAAGACGCCCTCTGGGTGTGCGCCGCCGATAAGGTGCACAACGCCAACTCCATTTTGTCCGACCTGCGCCGCACGGCGTTCCCCGAAACGGTGTGGGGACGGTTCTCCGTGGGTCGCGACGGGACGATCAAGTGGTATGCGCGCGTGGCCGAACGCCTGCGCGAATTGCAGTTCGACGCGCCGATCGTGGCGGAGTTGGAACAGGCCGCCGTGGGATTGGGAGCGGCGTAG